Part of the Crossiella cryophila genome, GCCGTGGTGTCCGCCTCCACCACCGATTTGGCCACCAGCGAGGACAACGACTCGAACGAGGAGGCCGCCGGCTCCTGGACGGCCGCGGCGGCCTCGAAGGTGAAGCCGCCGTCGAAGGGCCACAGCCGGTACAGGAAGTCCCGGTCGGTCGCGGACAGCAGGTGCACGCTCCACTCGATGGCGGCCCGCAGGCTGCTGTGCGCGGCGACCGAGCCACGCGGCACCCGCCCGAAGACCGCGAACCGGTCGTCCAGCCGTTCGACGATCTCGGCCAGGCCCAGCACCCTGGTGCGCGCCGCGGCCAGTTCCAGCGCCAGCGGCAGCCCGTCCAGGGCCGTGCACAGCTGCTCGACCTGGCGCAGGTCCTCGGCCGCGGGTGTCCACCCCGGCCGGACCGCGCGGATCCGGTTGGTCAGCAACTCGATGGCCGGGCCAGGGCCGCCGTCGGGCGCGGTCACCGCGAGCGGCGCCACGGGCAGCACCTGTTCGCCGTCCAGCGCGAGGTGTTCGCGGCTGGTGACCAGGACCCGCAGGCTCGGGCAGACGGTGAGCAGGTGCAGCACGAACCCGGCAACGGCCTCGGTGAGGTGCTCGCAGTTGTCCAGCACCAGGGTGCCGGCGCAGGTGGCGAGCACGGCCTCGACCGCACCACCGGCCACGCCCATGGTGGTGGCCACGGTCTGCGCCAGCAGGGTGCCGTCGTGCACGTCGGCGAGCCGGACCAGCCAGGGCCCGTCCGGCTCGGCCAGGCCGTTGACGTACTCCAGCGCCAGCCTGGTCTTGCCCACCCCCGCCGAGCCGACCAGCGTGACCAGGCGATGCGTGCGCGCGGCCGAGGCGAGCGCGGCCAGTTCCCGCTCGCGTCCGGTGAAGGAGGTCAACGGCATCGCCAGCCTGCGCGGCGGTGGCAGGGCCGCCCGAGGGGGCGCCGGCAGCAGCAGGTGCGGGTCCTGCGCGAGCACCCGCCGCTCCAGGTCCCGCAGCTCCTGGCCGGGGTCGATGCCCAGATCCCCGGCCAGCACGGTCCGCGCTCTGCGCAACGCCGAGAGCGCGTCCGCCTGCCGTCCGCTGCGGTAGAGGGCCAGCACGAGCAGTGCCCAGCGGGTTTCCCGGTACGGCGCCTCGGTGGTCAGCGCGTCCAGTTCGGGCACCGTGCTGGCCGCGTCCCCGCAGGCCAGCCGCGCGGCGGCCCGGGTCTCCACGGCGACCTCGTGCAGTTCGAGCAGCCTGGTCGTCTCCGCCTCGGCCAGTTCGTGGCCCCGCAGATCGCGGTATGGCCTGCCCCGCCACAGTTTCAGGGCCTGCCCGGCACCGCGCAGGGCGGCGACCGGGTCACCGTTGTCCAGCAGTTGCCGGGCGCGGGCGATGCCCGCTCCGAACCGCTCGACGTCGGTGCCCTGGGGCGGGAGCACGAGCTGGTAGCCGGTGCTGTCCCTGGCCAGCCGTTCCCGGTCCGCGCCGAGCAGGCCACGCAGCCGGGAGACGTAGACCTGGAGGGTGGCCCTGGCGTGGGCCGGGTTCCGCTCGCCCCACACCACCTCGGCCAGCCGGGTGTAGCTGAGCGCCCGGCCACCGGCCGCGACCAGCGCGGTGACGATCCGGCGCGGGATCGGTCCGCCCAGCTCGACGGCCACGCCGTCCACCACGATCTCGGTGGGGCCGAGGACATTGCAGGTCAGTGGCCTGGTCTGCTGGTGCATGTCCGCTCCGATGGGTAACGACCGTTACATGATGATCAGAACGATCCTGGCACGTCAACCTCGGTGACTGTATCGGTCGTTACACCGACGACCAGGCCTGAAGGCAGTTGTAGGCGTTTTGCAGGCCCCGGATGTGAAGGTCGGCCGTCGCACCATCGGCCAGCCACAGGGGGCAGCACATGCGCAGGACCAAAGCCGGGACGCTCGTCGCGGGGGCGCTGTCGCAGGTCGTACTTCTCACCGCCGCCTCGATGGCCTTCGCCGTCCCGTCCGCGGCCGCCGCCGGGGACCTCGGCACCGTCGACATGGGCGGCAACACCCAGCTCTCCGCGGCGGTCTACGACTCCCGCGGCCAGCTCGTCCGGCACCTGGAGGAACTCGCCCCGCGCACCGGCAAGGTGACACTGCGCTGGGACGGCAAGGACGACAGCGGCCAGGACCTGCCCAAGGGCACCTACACCTGGCGTGCCGCGACCAGTGCCACCGTGGGCAAGGACGACGGCGGCGTCGGCGACAGCGGCCAGCCCCAGCCGGGCTACGCCTACGAGGCATCCGACGCCCCGGGCAAACCCGCCGCCGTGGCCTACGGACCCGACGGCGACCTGTACGTGCAGTCCGCCTACGAGGAGATGCACGGCAACATCCGCCGCTACCGCCAGGGGGACATCGCCACCGGCAAGCGCGTGTGGGCCTCCAGGGACGGGTTCGCCAACCAGGGCGTGGCCGTGGCCGCCGACGACCGGTACGTCTACGCCGCCATCCACGCCGACTACGACCAGGGTTACCAGAGCTACCGGATCGTCCGGCTCGACGGCGCCACCGGGAAGCCGGCGAACTGGTACAACGGCGGCGGCATCACGGTCGGGAAGTGGCAGCAGGGGACGATGCCGGTCACCGGGATCGCCACCGACGAGAACTACCTGTGGGTGGTCGACGCCGGCAACAACGAGCTGCGCACGTTCTTCAAGGGGGAGGGCGGACCGGCTCCGGTGCTGGAAGGTCGTTCCTTCCTGCCGCTGGACAATCCGCGCGGGATCGTGGCCGCCGGGCCGAACCGGTTCTGGATCGTCACCGGTGATCACGTCAGCCGCTACCGCCACGACGTCGGCACCCAGCGGCTGATCGAGGAAACCCGCACGCCCGCGCTGAACCAGCCCTACGGCGTGGCGTTGCACGGCTCGACGCTGTTCGTCTCCGAGGTGGGCACCGGGCAGGTCCGGCGTTACGACGTGGCCGGCGCCAAGCCCGTGCAGACCGCCGCCTGGTTCGGCACGATGACCCCCGGAACGGTGTCGGACACCGAGTTCGGCTGGAAGTACGACGGCGTGCTGACCGACGTGCCCACCGGCAACGCCGCCATCGCGGTGTCCCCGGACGGGAAAACCCTCGCGGTGGTGGACGTGTGGAACGGCCGGACCATGTTCTACGACGCCGGGACCGGCACCCCGAAACCCGAACGCCTGCAGGGACTGCCCGATCCCACACCGGACATCCAGCAGACCCCGGACGGTCCCAGGCTGGTGAGCCAGGCCCGTGAGTACGACGTGGACTACCAGCGCGCGGGTCATCCGTGGCGGCTGGCCAGCAACTGGGTGCCGACCGACCTGCCCGAGTACTCCCGGTGGGTGTCGCTGCGCTGGGTGGGTGGCCGCCAGTACGCCTACGTGTTCACCGGCCGCAGCACCGGAATGCCGCTCGGCGGCGTGCTGATCTACCGGTTGCACACCGAGCGCCCCGGCCACGGGATGCGGCAGGTCGGGCGGATCAAGGTCGCCAACACCCCGCCCAGGAACGAGTACGACACCCCGAACCCCGCGCTGGAGATCAGCACCGATGCCAACGGCGACGGGAAGTACGACCCGGCCGAGACCGAGGTGACCAACCACGCCGGGTACACGCCGGGCGCGCCGTCGGTGTCGGTGGACGCGGAGGGCACGCTCTGGTTCGCCAGTGCCGGGGTCATCGCGAAACAACCACGCAGCTACGGCCGGAGCGGGGTGGCCAAGCTCCCGCTGCGCGCGGTGGACAACGGCAACCCGGTGTACAAGGTGGACGATTTCGCCCTGGTCGCCGAGTACCGCGGCGATCCATCCGGCGCGCACGAGGCCACCGGTGCGGAGGTGCGTTACGACAGCACCAACAAGCGGGTGTTCGCCGCGGTGCGGACCGGTGAGTTCGACGCGATGGCCAACCACGGCGGGAACGCCGTGCTCATGCTGGATCTGCGGACCGGCCAACGATCCCTGGTCAGCGGCAGGCACCTGGCCCTCGGCCCGCCCAACCGCGCGCGGGACTCGGTGGACGCGCTGGCCGTGGACAGCACCGACGGCTACTACTACGTCGGCAACGCCACCGGCGGCAGTGCCCAGGGCGTCACCCGGTACACCTGGGACGGCCTGGCCACCGCACACGCCAGGTCCGACACCACGGTCTACTCCTCGGGCCTGTTCGACCAGGGCATGTCCCTTGCCGCGTTCACCCACACCAACGGCACCCGCTACGTCTACGCCCAGGACGACGGCTACGGCCGCAACTCGTTGTACGCCTTCACCGGCGCCGGGTCCGAGCGGCGGTCCGAGGGGAGCACGGAGTGGCCGGGCTCACCCGTGTCCAACGGGCTGCTCGCCTGGCTGAAACTGGACAGCGGCCTGCTCGGCGCGACGAATCCTGGCGGGTTCGCCGAGGACAGTTCGGGCAAGGACAACTGGGGTGTGTTCCTGGGCAACGGAAAGCCGATGTCCCGCCTGCCGTGGGAACGGGACGGCGGCGTGCACCGGGGTGCGCTCACCTTCGACGGCGACGAGGTCAGGGGAGTCCACTTCGGCAAGAACTCCTGGAGCGGCGCCCCCGACCGCCTGATCGACAGCCGCAGCGCGCTGACCGTCGCCACCTGGGTGCGCACCACTGACTCCGGGCCGATCCTCAGCTACCAGAACACGGCCTTCACCAACAACGACACCACCCCGGCCCGGTCGGCGACCGTCCTTGCCGTCGGCGCCGACGGCTACCTCCAGGGCGGAATTGGTTGCGCGCAAGCCAAATCGGCGCAGAAGGTCAACGACGGTCAGTGGCACCACGTCGCGCTGTCGGTCGGCCCCACCGTGCAGACCCTCTATGTCGACGGGGCGGCAGTCCCTATCCAGTGCCAGCTTCCCGTGCGGGACCAGGGTTTCACCGCGCTGGGCGTGGCCTACACGCCCGGCACGGGGTACACCCGGTTCAAGGGCTCGCTGGACGATGTCCGCGTCTACGACCGCACGTTGCCCGCGGCGGAGATCACCCAGGTCGGGAAGAAGGAGGACCGCGGGCCGTTCGCGAGCTGGCCGCTGATGTCCTTTGACGGCAAGGCAACCCGGGTCACCCTGCCCAACGAGATCGCCGAGAACGCCCCGCTGACGTTCACGCTCCGGATGAAACCCGCCCCCGGCGGCGGGGTGATCCTCGGTGACCAGCGCACCCCGTATCCCGTGGAACTGCCAAAGGAGTACGAGGTCACCGACGACAAATCGTTGCTGTCCAAGAAGTTGCTGAGCCTCGACCCGGACGGCACGATCCGCGGCAACCTGTTCGACAACGCCATGAAGAGCGAGCCGCAGGATATCTACAAAGGACAGTGGCACCGACTGACGGTGACGGTCACCCCCGAACCGAACGACAGGTTCCGCACCGTGCTGTACCTCGGCGAGAAGAAGCTGGCCGAAGCCAGTTCGCTGTCCGCGCACTGGGGTTTCCTGCGCTCGGCAACGCAACTGGGCGTCGGACAGGACGGCTCGGGAGTCTGGCAGTTCTACCAGGGCCAGCTCGACGACGTCCGCTGCTACGACCGGGTGCTCAGCCTGGAAGAGATCCGCGAGCTGCCCTGACCACGGCGAGATCGCCACAGCACGCCCCAAATACCCGAACAAGGAGTTCCGGCATGCGAAAAACCTGGCCGAGACGGCTCTGCTCGGTCCTGGTGACCGCCGCCCTCATCGCGGGCACCACCGCGGCGGCGGCCACCGCCGCCGAGCCGCCACCCACGGTCCCGCCGCCATCCCCGCCGCCGGCGCCGAAGCAGCTGGAGGACGTGCTGCTGGCGAGCTACCTGCGCACGGTCGACCGGGACCCGCGATTCATCCGCCACCTGGTGGCCAGCGCCGAACTGCTCGACTGGCAGGCGGCGGCGAACCCCAAACCCGACCAGGCGGCCCTGACCGCGCACCTCCAGGGCGTGGACCGGGCGCTGGCGAGTATCGAGCCCCAGCCGGGGCAGCAGCGGCCGGACCTGCTCGCCGCGAACCTGGCCGTGGTCTACACGGTGCCGTCGGCCACCTACACCGGAGCCCGGATCGGTGACCTGACGGCCGCGCTGGTGGGCCGGGACGCCAACACCATGGTGTCCAGGCCGACCGCCGCCAACAACGTCGTCGACCGGGTGGTGGGCGCGCTCAAACAGCTGGCCTTCCCGGTCGGTTTCGAGGCCGCCCAACTCGGCGTGTGGGCCTCGGTGGCGGGACAGGCCCGGTCCGACGCGGCCTTCGCGGGCGCGTGGAACGCGGTCATCGGCACGCCGCTGGGGGTGAACGCCGCCGACAACGCCGCCCGCCTCGCCGCCGAGCTGAAAAGGCGGAACCAGGCGGACCTCCCCGCGCTGATGGCGATGCCCATGGACACCGCCGAACAGAAGCAGAAGGTCAGGACCGCCGCCCTCGCCGAGGCCGACAAGATCACCAAACGCATGGGCAAACAGCGGGTGGAGATGTTCGGCCTGCTCAAGACCGAGGCGGACGCGCATCCACCGGGCAAGGGCATGGTGGTCAGCTCGGCGCAGAAGGCGCTGGCGAACAAGGAAGCGGACACCCGCCAGCAGGGCATCGACGCCGACAAGAGCGCGGGCCAGTCCGTGGCGGGCTTCCTGGACAAGTGGATCGGCGACAAACCGGCCGGACACGCGCTGGCGCAGTTCGTCGGCCAGGTCGCGGACATCGGCACCGCCGTCAGCACGGCCATCAAGGCGTTCAAGGCCATCGAGACCGTGGTCTCGCTGGCCACCGCCGCCTTCACCGGGAACCTGCTCAGTGCGGTCGGCGGGCTGTTGGGCCTGTTCGGCGGGCCGACCGTGGAACAGCAGATCCTGGCGGAGATCCAGCAGCTGCGCATCGACATCGCCAACCTCGGCAAGCAGATGCAGCAGAACTTCGACCGGATCGACCACAAGCTGAACAAGTTCTACAACGACATCACCGAACAGCTGACCACGATCGCGAACAACATCCACGACATGAGCGGCCACATCAACTCGGTGGCAGGCAAGGTCACCGAGTTGGCCAGCCAGTTGCAGTCGATGACCTCGACCCTGCTCAAGGCCATCGGTGACCTGGCGCAGAAGGACGTGTGGGACGCCGCGAACTCCGCGATCGACTACACCGCGAACCGAACCGACGGCGCACGCCTTTCCGACGCCGCCTTCGACCTCGCCGAGAACAAGTTCCAGCGGTCCGGAACCCTTGACCTGATGGACGGTTCGTTCGTGGTGAAACCGGGCAACCAGGGCAACTTCCCGACCGACGACGCATCCGTACTGGCGAACCTGGAGTCCTTCGGCTCCGAGGGCGCGATCCGGTACCTGGCGCACTACGCGCAGCAGGCGGACTACGTGCCAGGGCGCAAGCTCGACCCCGGCATGCCCGTCCCGGCCAAGGCGGGCAACCCGACGATCTGGGGAGCGGCGGCCAACGCCTACACCCTGCTCGCGAACCAGAACCCGGACCAGGCCAAGAAGCACGCGGCGAACCGGCCGGGCGCGCTGCTCGGCTTCGGGTACGAGATGCGGGAGGCGGCACTGCGGTTCAGCAAGCCCGGCCCGAACGGGACGGTCAACCAGCTGTTCTCGTCCCTGCTGGACAACTACAGCACCCGGCTCAACTCGATGTTCAGCAATGTGGCCAACTACGAGGAGAACCGGCTGACCACCGGCCGGTACCGGCTCTTCGGCGACGACCGCCAGCCGGTCCCGCCACACCCGGGCACCGAGGGACCGGAGACGATGCCGCCGTGCAACGGCAGGGGCGACCCCATCAGCCGACCGAACAACGTGCTCGGCACCCAGCTGGACCCGCAGATCATGTTCTCCCTGGGCGTGCTGCCCCAGGACCAGCGGCCCACCTACCGGGCCTGCTGGGAGGCGTTGTTCCAGAACGACCGGGCGACGGTCCAGACCAAGAAATGTCCGACTGTCTATGGCGGAGTAACAACCCCCTGTCTCTGGGACCACCACGCCGACCTCGTCCTGGTGGCCCGCCAGTACGTGCGATACCCCGGAAGTCAGGAGGTGCATGCCCGGATGGTCCAGGGCACCCTGAAGAAGTCGGTCTACGTCACAACGTGCACCAACAGCAACCCTGACAGCAACTACGGGGAGTTCTGCCGCAACCAGCCGACCGACCCGGTCGCCCTGGTGAACAAGGACTGGCCGTCCTACATCCGGGACTACGAACGCGGCGCCAGTAGCAGCACCCAGAACCCCCCGGCCACGGCAGGGCAGCGGAACTCCGCCTTCCTGCGTGAGCAGCAGAAGCAGTACTACCGCAACGCGCGGGCGGACATCGAGACCGGGCACCAGGACCAGGGCAGGCCGTTGGGTGGCGCGCCGGTCAACACGGCGGTGCAGCTGCTGCGGTCCTACACCGAGCTGGGCTTCCCGCGTGCGCTGGCCACGGATCAGGATCTCCGCGCCCTGCTCTACGGGCAGTACGGCATCCTGTCGAACCTGCCCGCGACCTTCCCGGGAGGCACCGGCGGGGACGGCAAGCCGAGAGTGCCCGCCCCACTCCTGCAGAACATCTTCGGTCAGGCCGCCATCAACATGGACAACAACCGGTACAAGCTGGACACCGACCAGTTCGATGGCCAGTGCCCCCGCCCGCCGGGTCTGGATCCGCGGATCCAGGACGATCTGATCATCTGCATGGCGGCCGACGCGCAGGCCAGGGTGGAGCGGTTGCGCACCCGGTTCGCCGAGCAGTTCACCAACCGGTGGCTGGGCTCGGACGAGACGCTGCCCAGCCTGCAGCAGCAGTTGCGGAACCTGTGGCTGGTCACCAAGGCCGTGCACCCGGGGTCGGACCTCGGGCAGCCGCCGGGTCCGCCCGCGCCGGAGGCGCCGGCCGAGGTGCGCTGGCGGGAGCCGGAGCTGGTGATGACGGAGAAGGCGGGCTGGGGCGCCCCGGCGGTGACCGCCTTCGCCGGCGGCCAGATCGCGGTGTGGCGGGACTACGGCGAGTACAAGCTGGCCGTCTCGATCAGCCGCGACGGCGGCGCGACCTGGTCGAACCCGGCGAAACTCGACTTCGGCGACGTCCGGCTGAGCAATCCGTCCATTGTGGACAACAACGGCAGGCTGATCATCGCGGCCACGGCCTTCACCGGCTCGACGACCAAGGCGGTCTTCGCCACCAGTGCCGACGGCGTCACCTGGACCCACCGCGACGGTCCGGTCGACAACGTCTACAGCCACGTCGCCCCCGGCCTGGCGGTGCGCGACGGTCGCGTGCACGTCGCGCTGGCCCGCACCGACGACGGCATCACGGTGTTCAACGGCCCGAACGGCCTCGACTGGAGCCCGCCGGCCAAGGAGTTGTCCGGCCACCGGATCGGCAGCGCGGTCGCCCTCGCCAACTACCACGGCAGGCTGATCGCGGGCTGGAAGAACCGGGACGACTTCGGCATGTCCCGTTCCTTCTACGACGGCAACTGGTCCGCCCCGGAGAAACTCCTCGGCGACCAGGGCGCCACCGCCGCAGGCGTGGGCTTCACCATCGCCAAGGGACGGCTGTTCGCGGTCTGGCGTGGCTGGAAGGTCGACCAGCGGTTGTTCATCTCCGCCAGCGACGACGGGATGAACTGGACGCCGCAGCACCAGATCGTGCGGGACGGGCTCAGCCCGGACACCCCCGCGGCGTTCCAGTCGGGCGACCGGCTGCGGACACTGTGGACAGACGAGGACGGTTACGTCAGAACGGCCGTGAGCGCGAACCTGCCTTGATGAGAAAGGAAGCGGGTGTCCCTGACCGGGGGCACCCGCTTTTTTCTCTAGCCCTCGGCGGTGTTGGTGAACTCCGGCGAGTCCAGCAGCGCGGTGATCGTGCGCAGGGCCAGGGCATCGGCGGCCTCCTTCAGGCCGAGGGCGCGGAACTTGCGGCCGATCTGCAGGGTCGCGATCCCGTGCAGCACCGACCAGATCGGACCGGCGACCGCACGCGGGTCCTGCGCCCTGATCACTCCGGCCGCCTGGCCGACCTCGATGGCCTCGTGCAGCTTCATGAACATGTTCCGCCCGGCGGGCCGGACGTCCTCGAATTCCTCAACCCCATAGGCATCGCCGAACATCACGCGGTAGTGGTCCGGATTGGCCACCGCCCAGCGGACATAGGCCCGCGACATCCGCAACAGCACCTCGCGGGAGTCCTTGCTGCCGCGGGCGGCGGAGCGGTCGAGCGCCTGCCCCATGACGACGAAACCCTGCTCGGCGACCTCGGCCAGCAGCGCGTCCTTGTCGGCGAAGTGCCGGTACGGCGCCGCCACGCTCACCCCGGCCCGCTTGGCCGCCTCGGTCATGGTGAAACCCTGCGGCCCCTTCTCCGCGACCAGTTCCAGCGCGGCGTCCACCAGTGCCCGCTTGAGATCACCGTGGTGGTAGGTGCCGGAGCCGGTGCCGCGAGGTGCCATGTTGCGGATATTAACATCGCCCACCTCTCCCACTCGGCCACTGCCGCACCGCGATGTTAATGCACCTCACATTCCGCGCCGAAGGTCTTGCGTCGCCGGGATCGTCCTCCTATGTTAGGCGCATTAACATCGTCGGCGAGAAGGACACAGCCATGATCAAGCACGAAGCCACCGCCACCCTCCCGATCCCGGCCGCCGAGGTCGACCTGGCGGAGTGGCTGGCCACCCTCACCGATGAGGACTACCAGGCCAGCGCCAAGGGCCACCGCGCCGCCGGCGTGCACTGGCACGGCGACCAGCTGGGCATGGTCAACGTCGAGTCCGTCGGCGGCACCCTGCTCGTCCAGCACTACCACGCGGTCGAGGCCGGGCCCTCCCGCGTCGAGATGCTCTCGCCTGCCAGCACGGGATACCTGATGAATCTCGTGCCGGTCGGCGTGCACGTGCGCTGGGTACTGGCACTGACCCCGGCCACGGCCACGAGCTGCACGCTGAGCTGCCGGGTGGAGGTCGGCCTGCCGAGCCCGGTCCGCCACCTGACCGGGCTGCTGGGCACGGCTCGGGCCATCCGCAGGCACACCGAGGAGGAGACCGTCGGTTTCGCCGCCGACATCCTGGCCAAGGCCGGGGCCAGGGCCGTCGCGCGGGCAGCTCGCTGAAGGTCGCCATGATCGGGTGCCGCGCACTGTCCGAAATGGAACGGCCGCCGCCCCGGGCCGAGGGCCGTTTCACTATGGTGGGCCGGTGGAACCGTTCGTCGGCAGGCAGGCCGAGCTGGATCTCCTGGCCGGGGTGGTGGCCGTGGCCGAGGCCGGGATCACCGTGGTGGAGGTCGTCGGCGAGCCCGGTATCGGCAAGTCGCGGCTGCTGCACGAGGCGGGCCCGCGCGCGGCAGCCCACGGTTTCACCGTCCTGACCGGCCGGGCGGGGGAGTTCGAGCAGGAGCTGCCGTTCGGGGTGTTCCAGGACGCCCTGGCCGAGGGCTTCCCCGGGTCCGCCGACGATTCGCCCGGCGGGTGGCGGGCGCTGCACCGGGCGGTCTCCGCCGTGCTGACCCCGCGCACCGTGCTGGTACTGGACGACCTGCACTGGGCGGATGAGGCATCGGTGCAGCTGCTCGCGCACCTGATCCGCCGCCCACCCGCCGGACCGCTGGTGCTGTGGCTGGCCCACCGGCCCCGGCAGCTGCCGGACAAGCTGGCCGCGGTGCTGCACGAACCGTGGACCGCCCCGGTGCACCGGGTGGAGCTGACCGCCCTGGACTACGCCGCCGCCGAGCAGCTGCTCGCCGGCCTGCCCCTGCCGCAGCGCCGGGCCCGCTACACCGCGGCCGAGGGAAACCCGCTGTACCTGGGCATCCTGGCCCGCACCGCAGGGCCGCACACCGGCGCCGGGGCGCTGCTGGCCGAGTTCGGTCAGCTCTCCGACCGCGCGCGGCTGGTCGCCCAGGCCGCGGCGGTGCTCGGCGACCAGGTCGAGCCGGAGCTGGTCGCGGTCGCCGCCGACCTGACCCCGGCCCAGACCGAGGCCGCCGCGGCCGAGCTGTTCACCGCGGACCTGCTGCGCGCCACCGGCGCCGGGGCCCGGGTCGCCTTCCGGCATCCCTTGCTGCGCAACGCGGTCTACCACTCGGCCAGTCCGCTGTGGCGGGCCGCCACGCACGGCAGGGTGGCCGGGGAACTGGCCAGGCGGGGCGCGGCGGTCGGGGTGCGCGCACCGCACATCGCCCGCTCGGCCG contains:
- a CDS encoding TetR/AcrR family transcriptional regulator, with protein sequence MAPRGTGSGTYHHGDLKRALVDAALELVAEKGPQGFTMTEAAKRAGVSVAAPYRHFADKDALLAEVAEQGFVVMGQALDRSAARGSKDSREVLLRMSRAYVRWAVANPDHYRVMFGDAYGVEEFEDVRPAGRNMFMKLHEAIEVGQAAGVIRAQDPRAVAGPIWSVLHGIATLQIGRKFRALGLKEAADALALRTITALLDSPEFTNTAEG